atttcaaattcttttctatcatgttagttgagcaaaataaactttacttacactgtatttattatttaaattttgtttccttctgttttggaattatacaatcacagcaagcaggcagctgccattttgtggacaggtttattaagggaaattgtgtatcaccccaaaatcttgtgtatgaaccagaatgagggacctaatgtccatgtgcagtgccctacacaattatagagcctgagaaaggaaggggggaatgtgaggagagcagtgacatctaggaagtgctgaatggaaagtgaaagtaattgactgcccctcctctatgccacgggcatagaggcagggcaggtaatgtttgattgacagtttagatatttaaacacctttataacaggtatggatgtgttaatgaaaaaaaaatttggggttccatatttaatttggaaaggactttcattatgcagttttttatgtgtaggtgacaggtccactttaatacactTAGATGTCTGCAACTGCCTGAACCTTAATGCTGGTAAGTTGTGGGTTGAGTTGAGCGTCCCTATGGGTAGAAATGCGGTTCTGGTTCAGATCCAGTTTTAAGAAATTGGACCcgtgtcatattttatttatagattcTGCCTTTTACCACTAGGTGGAGCCTGCTGTGAAAAAATGAAAGCAGAGGAAAATCTGCACTAAAATCATTGGATAACGGCATTGCTGCAAAAGTTTCATACATTATGAATTCTTATCACTTCTCTGCCTTTGTATCACTTTGCATTCCCTTCAACCGATTGTATTTCTCTTCTGCAGCAACTCAACGACTCCTCTGTTATTATCAGCGTGATGAAGAGTTTCCTCACCTCCAAGTAAGTCGCTGTTTATTTAATCAGGCTTATCACTTCACTGTTCCAGTATCCAATATTGCTTTGGCATTCAACAGATGTCAGGGCTTCAACAGGAGaggttaagggtaaggtcacactgggagatttagtcacctggcgactaatcgcctcttctttgggacgactaatctccccaaactgcttccccttgtcttccgcctgctagaatgagatatcgcctgcggcatggcacccGCGGCGCttcccgaatctcccagtgtgaccttacccttagaggcCAGAACTATTACAGTTCTAACTTTAGCCCTTAGGAGGCTTTCTACTCCCACCATGTTTATAAAGACAGGTATTCTGTTTCAGGACAGAAAGCCCCATAGAGGCCTGTCTGCTTTGGTTCTTGGACATACCCAAGTCTATAAGCATTATCATCAACTGCAGCATACAGCCAGAAATCCAATCTATCTGCAATACCAGGTCAAGGGTTGTTCTCCTTCCCTCGGATTCCGTAACCAAAATGCTTTTGTCTTGTCATTACAGACATTAACTGACACAAATGTTGAAAGTCACAGTGTCTCTTTGTGTTTTAAAACAGCAAAAGCTTGGAGGAAATCCTGTCCTATTACCCATCGATGAAAGCTGTGAATGACAAGGGGAAGGAGGTGGTCGAATACAATAACAAGTACTGGCTGATGCTGGATGAACGGGAGACCGAGCGAATCTATCCTACCAAAGAATCCCGAGTGTAAGGGGGAAACCTTGGTCATTTTGTTGGTTTCCTGGCTCATAGTCCCACGCTGTACAATGATTGATATTTTATAGTGGTGTAAAAACAGTTTCCTCTGTTCCCCAGTGAAGAGATGAAATGGCGCAGATGGGCAGACGACTGGCTTGTACACCTCATCTCCCCCAATGTGTATCGGACCCCCCACGAAGCCCTCGCCTCCTTCGACTACATCGTCCGAGAGGGGAACTTTGGCACGGTGGAAGGCTTGTTTGCTAAATATGTAGGAGCTGTAGCCATGTTCATCATTGGCAAAAGGCTGAAGAGCAGGTGTGTAGGGGATCTGGATCTGCCAGTGCTTGAGGCTTAGCCTAGGCCAGTAGAAGtacttgtaacatagtaagttatgttgtaaaaagacatgtccattaagttcagccattttaacctgcctaactgccagttgatccagaggaaggcaaaaaaaacccaattgcagcctctccaatttgcatcagtgggggaaaaaaatccttcctgactccaaaatggcaatgggaccagtacctggatcaacttgtactgtgagctatcttccatatccctgtattccctaaaAAGTCGTCCaacctagagtcctgcacggaaccaatttctaagacccgaaccgcaacccgcatatttacccactttgaaccgctacccgacccagacccgcaacccgccgactaccatcaaacaggaagtgatagtgctgcaaaccggaaatggcgtcatcaaaagtgggcggggcagAAACAAGTTtggtaaaactttaaaaggagtaaaatatagacaatattacataagataagaaatgtatacccgcaacccgacccacagGCCTGCTGCTATGCCCACACCttaaaatcctcccctcattccaaagggtacccgctttttttgcaagtaacccgcgggtacccgacccgttgcaggactctaatccaaccccttcttaaagctatctaatgtatcagcttgtacaactgattcagggagagaattccacatcttcacagctctcactgtaacaaaccccttccgaggCTGTGCTAGAACAATTTTGTTAAACCATTAGAGGGACGCTGGGAACTGGTGTGAAAAGTCACATGTTGGTCTTATATGTTTCACGTGcaatataacaatacatgtttTGTTTAGCTTTAGCGTTGCCACATTGGCCTCATTTATTTCGTTTTGTGTGGCCCCAATTGCAGGCACCACCTTCAGGACGATGTGCGTCAGGATCTTTACTCCGCAGCCAACGATTGGGTGTCGGCCGTGGGCAAGCACAGGAAATTTATGGGAGGATCTCAGCCCAACCTGGCTGATCTGGTGAGCTTTGCTGTTGTattgtgtgttatagaatgaaAGTATGTTATTGGGTGGCCGTGCACCAGTGACATTTGAAGAAGCCAAAGTAGGTGACCCATATTATGGAGGCTTGAtatctaatttgtatatggcacATAAATGCTGGTTAGCAGCAGTTACATTTGTTGGCTCTTCTTAGTGAGTTTGCCAGGCCTTCAGAACCATTGCCCTGGGTACCTTTGCTCAAGGCCATGCCTAATTATCATACAGTGCTTTATGGAAATATGTATTTCTTGGATCCCCAGTTATATCTCTATTCCAGGTCCTTTCTAACCTGCCtgcccattttctattttttttttaggcagtGTACGGGGTGCTGCGAGTTATGGAGGGGTTGGAATCCTTCAATGATATGATGAACAACACCAAAATCAAGCCCTGGTACGAGCGGATGGCTACAGCTGTTTATAGCCCCGTAGACTCACAGTGAGCAACTGCCCTGAAGGGGAGAGGGTTGACTGCACTAACAGGTTTTACTATGGCGAGCAAAAACCCAGGAATAACCAAAGCCGAAGTACTTAGTTAGTCTTAACATGATCACTTCAGTTAAATTCTGGGAAATCCCAGAATGCATTATGCATTTTGCAGGAGTCCTTTGCTTGCTGGCTTAGGaaacggttaaaaaaaaaaattctatagtgTAGTCTGGATCTTAACATCCAATCACTTATCAGAACTCTGTTTTACTGTAACAATAGCATTTGGACTGCTGGACAGTGGATGCAACGCGTTTGGAGCACTTCCTATAACCATGGACTATTCACTTGTTTCCTATTAGGATATTTTGGTCTTGGGATCCTGCAAAATCTCAATAAACAGGTAGAACTGTATCAGTGGGGCAAATACTTTCATTCCTGTGCCCAGTGTGTATTCGGTGTATTTCGATCAATACTAATAGTCAATGTACATGATACACGTGTAGAATTTGGCTCCGCTTGCACTGAACAAGCAGGTGTTTGGTTCGGGGCCCATGTGGTCTGCACCTTATTCAGTAGGCGAAAGAGATCCATATTGTTAACGCAGTAtgcccaacacacacacactagcaaCTATTTCTTTCTTCCCATTGAGTTCACAGGAGAAGTAAGAGAATAGTAGTTCCATTGCACAGAGCAATCGAGCATACAAGCCTGCAGTTCCTGGAACAATTGTGCTGCAACGCCTGTCATGCTAGATTGCTATCACCAACAACCAGAAGCAGGTTAAAGGGGTAGAAGAAAGTGTGAAGAAGAGAGCAAGGGTTAACACCCCATTTGTGTATGATATCATGGACGCTCACACTTATTCAGCACATTAGTGATTCAGAATGGCTGCAGAGTCTGCTGTTTTTTGCTTCTCCTGGCCCCTTCCAACTTAtaattttcactttccattgccACAAACAAACAAGCAGGCAGTAGGGTGGGAGGGAGGTGACAAAAGAGAACTCATTTGGCAGTTAAGCTTTGTgagtcaggatcaggcaaaattccaaattttttcttGCTTGGGGGGGCCCTGTCCATGGTAGTTACGCaactgactgttaccccaatgtttctatatatctgtaaccttgttatgagctaagggggcccagtctgaaggccagttagggggagatttggggtgagtgtttatttgtgccctgggtacccctggaacaatagcagggtgacttttaccccaatgtttctatatatctgtaaccttgttatgagctaagggggcccagtctgaaggccagttacggggagatttggggtgagtgtttatttgtgccctgggtacccctggaactatagcagggtgattgttaccccaatgtttctatatatctgtaaccttgttatgagctaaggggacccagcctgaaggccaattagggtgagatttggggtgagtgtttatttgtgccctgggtacccctggaactatagcagggtgactgttaccccaatgtttctatatatctgtaaccttgttatgagctaagggggcccagcctgaaggccaattagggtgagatttggggtgagtgcttatttgtgccctgggtacccctggaactatagcagggtgacaccccaatgtttctatatatctgtaaccttatgagctaagggggcccagcctgaaggtcagttagagggagatttggggtgagtgcttatttgtgccctgggtacccctagtactatagcagggtgactgttaccccaatgtttctagatatctgtaactttgttatgagctaagggggggcagtctgaaggccagttagggggagatttggggtgagtgattatttatgccctgggtacccctggaactatagcagggtgactgttaccccaatgtttctagaTATCTGTAactttatgagctaaggggggccagtctgaaggccagttagggggagatttggggtgagtgattatttatgccctgggtacccctggaactatagcagggtgactgttaccccaatgtcttttttttattaatataataatgtttctgaagtGCCTGGAAATCACTAAGTCATTTATGCAATGGTGAGCAGAATTTATCCCcgtttaattaaataaacccacggtaattatgtatattatgaattcaatgcattttatgGGTAAATTGATTATTGGATTCGGCAGAATTCCCATGAGGCTCAGCTGCTCTGACTGCATTGGACGCGAGGCAGCGTTATTAGGGCAGGGCTCCTTTAACAGGCGAGTCAATGGATCCCGGATGGGTAGGGGGAGCGACGAGCTCTGGGATGGATTAAGCGGCCTGTGCTTGAGCAGTAGCAGTGTGTGGGCAGGTCCCGGGCAGTACAGACAGCTGTTTCCCAGCTCGCGGTTGCTCCCAGCCTGGCACAAGATGGATTTCAGTGTGAAGAAGTTGGCGTCAGACGCAGGGGTGTTCTTCAGCCGGGCGGTGCAGGTAAGGCCCCGGGATGGTGCGGGAGGAGAGGGAGCGTCCTGAGTACCAACTCCCCTCCctccgcagcagcagcagcagcatcctcCGCTCCAGCTCATGTTCTTATCCTGCTCCATCTTTGCTGCACTTTCTGCTCCGAGCCTGTAGCCGTTATGTGTCATGTGAGACCCTCTGTGCCCCGGGCTGTCTCCCCCCATATCTACTAGTGGTACATCCCCCTCATTAGCCATGCCCCACAACTGCATTGTACCCCTGCCCATTAACCATCCCCCCAAATAGATTGTACCCCTGCCCACCTCCCTATAACCTGCCCATTAACCAGTTCTTACCAAATAGATTGTACCCCTGCCCACCTCCCTAAAACTTGCCCATTAACCACCTTCCCAAATAGATTGAACCCCTGCCCAATTCCACTACAACCTGCCCATTAACCACCCTCCCAAATAGATTGTACCTTTGCCCACCTCCATATAACCTGCCCATTAACCACCCCCCCAAATAGATTGTAACCCTGCCCACCTCCATATAACCTGCCCATTAACCACCCCCCCAAATAGATTGTACCCCTGCCCACCTCCATATAACCTGCCCATTAACCACCCTCCCAAATAGATTGTACCTTTGCCCACCTCCATATAACCTGCCCATTAACCACCCTCCCAAATAGATTGTACCTTTGCCCACCTCCATATAACCTGCCCATTAACCACCCCCCCAAATAGATTGTACCCCTGCCCACCTCCATATAACCTGCCCATTAACCACCCCTCCCAAATAGATTGTACCCCTGCCCACCTCCATATAACCTGCCCATTAACCATCTCTCCCAAATAGATTGTACCCCTGTCCACCTCCCTATAACCTGCCCATTAACCATCTCTCCCAAATAGATTGTACCCTCTGCCCACCTCCCAATAACCTGCCCATTAACCATCTCTCCCAAATAGATTGTACCCCTGCCCACCTCCCCTATACTCTATTCATCAGCTCAACCATGTTGTGCCCCTGcccaccctaattcatttatCCTAACGGTAGCTTTGCCCACCTCCCCTATACTTCATTAACCATGCCCACCCAGATATATTGTAGCCTTGCCTATCCCCTCTTTACCCCTTTATTAACCATgcccactgatatatatatacacacagtccaAGCTAACGTCCTATTGGTTATACAGACCCTCAACTGATTTTACTGTGGGCCCCAAATGAATTCAAGCAGAGCTTATGAGACAAACACACAGTTATTAGCAGCGCATTGGATAGAAATAGTCGTGTTTTTGGATTACGTCGTGTTTAATAGAAACCTGTACTGACGGGCGGCAGAGAAACGAGTGTGACATGGAGAATGAATGGCTATAGTCTCACAGGGGATGTAGCGGCTCTTCTTTGCCCCGTGTAATAACAACCCGGcctgggctggcaatctgtgCTTGAGGCAAATGCCAAAGCCAGTGACtattattgggctgctggggctgtttttacctctgtgtaAGTGAAATTGACTGTCCAGGAAGTacttgcacaccctggccttcaccgAAGGTGCACAGCGAaatggaggaaacggcaacctcatTATCCAGTGGcgacaagaattcaccggcacacaggtaatgcaagcaagttaaacctgtgtgccggtgaattcttgtcgTAACTGAAACTGACTCCCAGAGCTGAGAACTCTCTGCCCATCGCACTTAACTACTAAGGTCAAAAGGTCAGTGGGACTAATTAGCCCACCTGTAGCCTCACTCCTGTCACTGTCTCACTTTAGCCCCGCCCCTTTAGCTTGACTAATACTTGTTCACAagttacaactcccagtatcccctgGCCAGGTTAAACTCCCAGTATCCCCTGGCCAGGTTAAACTCCCAGTATCCCCTGGCCAGGTTAAACTCCCAGTATCCCCTGGCCAGGTTAAACTCCCAGTATCCCCTGGCCAGGTTAAACTCCCAGTATCCCCTGACCAGGTTAAACTCCCAGTATCCCCTGGCCAGGTTAAACTCCCAGTATCCCCTGGCCAGGTTAAACTCCCAGTATCCCCTGGCCAGGTTAAACTCCCAGTATCCCCTGGCCAGGGTTGTcaggttggcagttttccagccaatTTGGGCtgctaatttaaagcccaggcggattttgaaagtacaaactagccaaggtacggatttgggctactttttgggcctttggctggcgtctcccaatgcatgttgggtaatgtcgttttgtttaacaatttgcagagTTTAACGTAaggctacaatacccagcatgcaacaggactgacttgtgtagaaatcAAGAGTTACCAGAATTTGGCCTcggtaccccagtctcccgtcttTCCCTTTCTCACATTTttcggtgactttcctcaatttcagacaattttggggcactGGCTACAAAAacgtctagaggttgagctgtttttgAAATGGAATATgtattagggtctcatgggacccctatacctgtcccattttgcttcatggaaacatgaaaaaggcgtattttcatatttattctttattttttgtttttttgtgcctcttggctagttttgggctggttttgtagctgaattTGGCTGAAAATTAGACCTGACTACTGCCATACTCCTTGCCTCACTATTAACCTGTCCATCCAGTTCCTCTCTTGCTCGCCCAGTGGTGGAGTGTACCGGCACTGAGCAGGTTAATAATAAGTAATGAAAGGGTTACACTGAGATGCACCCGCAGACAGTAAACTCTTGACTCACAGCCATTGCCACTCTGTCTCTAGGGTTTCTATTCTTGTGCCAGTGATATGTTAGTGATATGTTCTATTCCTgtgccagtggagcttacaatctaaatctaCTGCATATAGGTGTGAGCCCTGCAGCCTCTGTGGTGCAAGTGTGTTGTGGCCAGCTGCTGGGAGACATGATTACAAACTGGTCGAGTGTGTTTCTATGTGACAGgtcacacgggggggggggggggggttgtgcaaTCAGTCAGGCTTCTCTGTGCCGGAGGTTATGGGAATGATTGCTGAGCTCAGTCATGCGTGTAGCCCCGGCCTGTGTCACTGGCTCACCTGTCAGTATATCCTGGAGGCATCGGggaatttaaagggcaaatatacccttagacattgcaaactggatcTGTGTATGTGACTAGACCACAGCTCCCAACATAAAATCAACGCATGATttggagttgtagtccaacaacatctaGGGACCCTAGATTAAGAAATAGGCATCTATTGCTTCCTCCTCTTTCCCTCCCTGCATTATGACTGccgggtgtgtgtgtgtgtgtggggggggggggggtaacaatGCTTTAGTGTCATGTTCAGCCTGGGGGAGGCTAAAAGGTTTCTGTAATGAGCTCATCTGTGCTGCGTGTGCTCTCAGGcacaacttatatatatatatatatatatatatatatatatatatatatatatatatatatatatatatatatatttcatttcccATTCACTGGAATGGATGGCAGAAATGCGGATTCGATGttactggcagtgaaagggttaaaggagaccACCATTATCCCTTTCCTTTATATCTAAAGCAAGCAGTGGGGGGCAATGATATCACATACTTAGGATTTGGGCTGCAGGGGGCCCCTCTGTACCCACATAACATATCCGCCCCCAAACTTTTCCACCCACTGCCTTTCCTCAGGCTGCACATATGGCAGCTCACACTCATTTTTCGGGAGACGCCCCGTCGCCTGCAGTAACAGCCTGGTGTGATTTCATTCTTCCCATCTCAACCGGATCTCTTTGCCCCCCAGAACCTGACATATTGGGCCCACTCTCACAGCTGTCCAATCAGACAGGCACAGTGACAAATAATATGATCATATAGGAATAGAATGGGAATATCCTATGCTGGCTCGGCCAATCTAACCCTGTGCTCGGagcaggcagtggcgtaactacaacTCACTGCTCTGGGACAAATGTTGCACCCGCACCAAGGTATCCCCTGCAACCCCCGAATCCAGTTGCACCCCCCGGCCCCCACAGCAGTCACAGCACTGGTTCCAGTTGGGAGCGTGTGTTGCAGCCGGCGGCAGGGTGATGAATAATGAATTGCCGGTTGCTGCGCTACAGTTATTAGTGCCCCGAGATACAAATCTGCTTATGGGTTTAACACAGAGTGCATCACACTGCCTGGGAGACTGGAAACATAACCCAATCTCATTTGCCTTGGCCCCAGGGCAGGGCCATTTTATTCTACAGTACACGTTTCCTTCCTTGTAACCCTGCAACTCCTGCTGATTCATTACTAGACCCTCCCttagaggggatgctgggaattgtagtagcaATTTAGGCCTAAATCATAAGCTACAAAGAGGGGCCAGTGGACTGTGCCTGGGCTGCTGTATGCAGTAATTTCAACAGCAGCCCCATGACAATAAACAGAAAAGAGAAGAACCTCGTTAGAGAACActctaaaggggaagtaaaataaCCTGTGCTTATGTTTGTATCTTATGCACCTACAGACCACAAGGACATGCAAGAGTTAACACGGCCCCTGTAATATCCATTGATTGATTGATTCCTAAAGAGGGATGCTGCTGCCTGATCCATGGGATCCATAGATGATCGGGATATAGGGGGAGGAAGGGATTTCATGCCTGGGTATTAGGGATACACCAAGAAATGAACCCTAAACCTTAATGGCATGTGACTTAAAGGGCTCATATCCGAAGGCTCATGTATTACCCACCAATGTCTGTTGCCGAAATTTCAGGCTGATGGGCATGTCCCACTTTGGCAGGTCGGTTTAGGGTTGGGTGAAGGCAGGTTATGGTCAGCATGGTTGAAATTGGCCAAACCAAATGTGGGCACCTATACACCCACCATACCCCCCTGTGCATTGCACTCGCATGCAGTTCTGCACCGGCGCATTGCCACTACGCACAAGTTGTAGGGAGCGTGTACGGGCACAACCACCTTAattaatgcaaattaggatttgaattcagttcggccgggcagaaggatttggccgaatcctgatgaaataGGCCGAATCtgggccgaatcccgaaccaaatcccgGATTCtgtgcatctagggttgccaccttttctgg
The sequence above is a segment of the Xenopus laevis strain J_2021 chromosome 8L, Xenopus_laevis_v10.1, whole genome shotgun sequence genome. Coding sequences within it:
- the ptges2.L gene encoding prostaglandin E synthase 2 isoform X1, with product MAAYRAGVIGAGSWRLVVPQRMTGVVMGAAGTGRCLSFLGVSGGGSGLGVRAYMSQLGAPASHLVHRAAERSSLPLAKATYPAVRGYRTGGWWRESDRSSRKVLGLVFVLGGSLGVFQALKSSLGEQRAEEKQQQQQQAEDGSFRLTLYQYKTCPFCSKVRAFLDYYRLPHEIVEVNPVMRGEIKFSSYRKVPILIADSGSSLQLNDSSVIISVMKSFLTSNKSLEEILSYYPSMKAVNDKGKEVVEYNNKYWLMLDERETERIYPTKESRVEEMKWRRWADDWLVHLISPNVYRTPHEALASFDYIVREGNFGTVEGLFAKYVGAVAMFIIGKRLKSRHHLQDDVRQDLYSAANDWVSAVGKHRKFMGGSQPNLADLAVYGVLRVMEGLESFNDMMNNTKIKPWYERMATAVYSPVDSQ
- the ptges2.L gene encoding prostaglandin E synthase 2 isoform X2; protein product: MAAYRAGVIGAGSWRLVVPQRMTGVVMGAAGTGRCLSFLGVSGGGSGLGVRAYMSQLGAPASHLVHRAAERSSLPLAKATYPAVRGYRTGGWWRESDRSSRKVLGLVFVLGGSLGVFQALKSSLGEQRAEEKQQQQAEDGSFRLTLYQYKTCPFCSKVRAFLDYYRLPHEIVEVNPVMRGEIKFSSYRKVPILIADSGSSLQLNDSSVIISVMKSFLTSNKSLEEILSYYPSMKAVNDKGKEVVEYNNKYWLMLDERETERIYPTKESRVEEMKWRRWADDWLVHLISPNVYRTPHEALASFDYIVREGNFGTVEGLFAKYVGAVAMFIIGKRLKSRHHLQDDVRQDLYSAANDWVSAVGKHRKFMGGSQPNLADLAVYGVLRVMEGLESFNDMMNNTKIKPWYERMATAVYSPVDSQ